A genomic region of Thermodesulfitimonas autotrophica contains the following coding sequences:
- the whiA gene encoding DNA-binding protein WhiA yields the protein MAQVTAERPCCLRSELAGLARAAGQVVKRPEGPRLEIHTENPAVARKALRLARAVFGVQGTLIVRHQRRLRGRRLFCLVLPEDFAVTMATLGLTDRFGHPLAGIRRALVRRACCRRAYLRGLFLGRGWVSGKAPSYHLEFVASSEALAGDLLRLLAGFGLTGRINVRKNNYVVYLKKGGAVSDCLRLMGASGALLDFENQRVLRDVKNRVNRLVNCDTANLNKTVEAALQRKDEIELISARIGLENLPQELKELAALRLSHPEATLKELGEMMRPPVSKSCINHRLRRLSAIARRLAQEAEQVRGQGL from the coding sequence TTGGCGCAAGTTACGGCGGAACGCCCGTGCTGTCTCCGCAGCGAGTTAGCCGGGCTGGCGCGGGCTGCCGGCCAGGTGGTAAAACGGCCGGAGGGCCCCCGCCTCGAGATTCACACCGAGAATCCAGCGGTGGCGCGGAAGGCTTTGCGCCTTGCGCGGGCCGTTTTCGGCGTGCAGGGTACCCTTATTGTCCGGCACCAGCGGCGGCTTCGCGGGAGGCGGCTGTTCTGCCTGGTGCTGCCGGAGGACTTTGCGGTGACGATGGCGACGCTGGGGCTGACGGACCGCTTCGGCCACCCGCTTGCCGGTATCCGGCGCGCCCTCGTGCGGCGCGCGTGCTGCCGGCGGGCTTATCTGCGCGGCCTTTTCCTCGGGCGGGGCTGGGTCAGCGGCAAGGCCCCTTCGTACCACCTAGAGTTTGTGGCTTCCTCCGAAGCCTTGGCCGGCGATCTTTTGCGGCTGCTCGCGGGATTTGGTCTTACCGGCCGGATTAACGTGCGTAAGAACAACTACGTAGTTTACCTTAAGAAGGGCGGCGCGGTCAGCGATTGCCTGCGGTTAATGGGTGCTTCGGGCGCGCTGTTAGACTTCGAGAACCAGCGTGTTCTGCGGGATGTGAAAAACCGGGTCAACCGTTTGGTAAACTGCGATACGGCTAATCTCAACAAGACGGTAGAGGCGGCGCTCCAGCGGAAGGACGAAATCGAGTTGATCAGCGCGCGGATCGGGCTGGAGAATCTACCCCAGGAACTAAAGGAATTAGCGGCGTTGCGTCTGTCCCATCCCGAGGCGACGTTGAAGGAGCTGGGCGAGATGATGCGGCCGCCCGTTTCGAAATCGTGTATCAACCACCGGCTGCGCCGCCTGTCTGCCATTGCCCGGCGACTGGCACAGGAGGCCGAGCAGGTGCGGGGGCAGGGTTTATGA
- the cbiQ gene encoding cobalt ECF transporter T component CbiQ has product MDTLPRWLSEETSEALVEAAPRRRWGADFIEKNLRDLTRIFEDELFTTSMARKPGLYQLLDPRVKVFATVVLIGVVGCEQSLRTLAVTCLLTLLLAAACRLPLGVFLKRVSFVPLFTGIMVLPAVFNWFTPGTPLVMLVPEANLHLGPYHFGGPLAITAQGLQGAATIILRAGASVSFALILTLTTPWPALLRALRVFLLPQIFVLTLEMTLRYIFLFLRIATEAFEAYKVRVVGPATGKTGRRFIGATAGTIIAKTQRLSEEVYQAMLARGYTGEPRLLSPFRFRLQDGLFLAGVGVVAVLLLSWDRLGC; this is encoded by the coding sequence GTGGATACGCTTCCCCGTTGGCTTAGCGAGGAAACGTCCGAAGCGCTTGTAGAGGCCGCGCCCCGGCGTCGCTGGGGCGCGGACTTTATCGAAAAGAACCTGCGGGACCTGACCCGCATCTTCGAAGACGAACTTTTCACCACCTCTATGGCCCGGAAGCCGGGGCTTTACCAGCTGCTTGACCCCCGGGTGAAGGTGTTCGCCACGGTGGTGCTGATCGGGGTGGTGGGGTGCGAGCAGAGCCTCCGAACGCTCGCTGTGACCTGCTTGTTGACGCTTTTGCTGGCCGCTGCCTGCCGGTTGCCGCTGGGCGTTTTCCTGAAAAGGGTCTCTTTCGTCCCTCTTTTTACGGGGATCATGGTTCTCCCGGCGGTTTTCAACTGGTTCACTCCCGGCACGCCTCTGGTGATGCTGGTGCCCGAGGCAAACCTTCACCTGGGACCGTACCATTTTGGCGGCCCCCTTGCTATTACTGCCCAGGGCCTTCAGGGCGCGGCGACTATTATTTTGCGGGCGGGGGCATCGGTTTCTTTCGCCCTTATCCTTACCCTGACTACGCCGTGGCCGGCGCTCCTCAGAGCGCTGCGGGTTTTCCTTTTGCCGCAAATCTTTGTCCTTACGCTGGAGATGACCCTGCGCTACATCTTTCTTTTCCTCCGTATAGCCACCGAAGCCTTTGAGGCTTACAAAGTCCGTGTTGTCGGCCCCGCTACGGGGAAGACAGGAAGGCGTTTCATCGGCGCCACGGCCGGCACCATTATCGCCAAAACGCAGCGGTTGAGCGAAGAAGTTTACCAGGCGATGCTTGCGCGAGGGTATACCGGTGAGCCCCGGCTGCTAAGTCCGTTTCGGTTTAGGTTGCAGGACGGGCTTTTCTTGGCCGGCGTTGGTGTGGTAGCGGTTTTGCTCCTTTCTTGGGACCGGCTCGGCTGCTGA
- a CDS encoding polysaccharide deacetylase family protein — MRPVWWAFGGFLLLLLLWLVCAGPTGYSVSGTPQALIILMYHKVTPDPRSGGLGLRVSPEKFAAQMRYLREHGYTVVSLDDAAAFLKGVKSLPPKPVVITFDDGYRDNYLYALPILAEYGYPATIYLVAHAVGRYNFFDADRGVQPRNEMLTWEEIREMRAKGITFGAHTLDHPHLTHIPPEEARRQIAGAKKFLEEKLGWPVEHFSYPYGDFNSQVAAIVAAAGYKTAVTSRQGVNYPGANPFTLKRIRVTGKYSLQRFAHELDRYIKGTADDV, encoded by the coding sequence TTGCGCCCTGTCTGGTGGGCATTTGGTGGTTTTTTGCTCCTGCTTCTCCTTTGGCTTGTCTGCGCTGGACCAACGGGATACTCTGTGTCCGGCACGCCGCAAGCCCTTATCATCCTAATGTACCATAAGGTAACGCCGGACCCGCGAAGCGGCGGGCTAGGCCTGCGCGTTTCTCCGGAAAAATTCGCGGCGCAGATGCGGTACCTGCGGGAGCACGGCTACACGGTGGTAAGCCTTGATGATGCGGCAGCCTTTTTAAAAGGAGTCAAGTCGCTGCCGCCGAAACCGGTGGTGATTACCTTCGATGACGGTTACCGCGACAATTACCTTTACGCGCTACCAATCTTGGCGGAGTACGGCTACCCGGCAACAATTTATTTGGTCGCGCACGCCGTCGGGCGGTACAACTTTTTTGATGCCGATCGGGGTGTGCAGCCACGGAACGAAATGCTCACTTGGGAGGAGATCCGGGAGATGCGGGCGAAGGGCATTACTTTCGGCGCGCACACGCTGGATCATCCACACCTGACGCATATTCCCCCTGAAGAGGCGCGACGGCAGATCGCCGGCGCGAAAAAATTCCTGGAGGAAAAACTCGGGTGGCCTGTGGAGCATTTTTCGTATCCTTACGGGGATTTCAACTCCCAGGTGGCCGCCATTGTAGCTGCGGCGGGTTACAAGACCGCGGTGACCAGCCGGCAAGGGGTAAACTACCCGGGCGCGAACCCCTTCACGCTCAAGCGGATCCGGGTCACTGGGAAGTACAGCCTGCAGCGCTTTGCTCATGAACTCGATCGCTACATTAAGGGGACGGCGGACGATGTTTAA
- the xerD gene encoding site-specific tyrosine recombinase XerD, producing the protein MLQTWLNEFLDYVRVERGLARNTILAYRSDIAHFLTFLQKRSFAVPAGLRDGMIAYLLELQRMGLSAATVARRTAALKSFFGFLTRLDYLPDDPAAELSSPKLIQRLPRVLTPQEVERILTAPRPNTPAGLRDRAMLELAYASGLRVSELVGLDIDSVNLEAGYVRVFGKGARERVVPVGRAARQSLRDYLRRGRPILCGRCRGKALFLNRRGERMTRQGFWKLLKHYAQAAGINKNLSPHTLRHSFATHMLENGADLRVVQELLGHADISTTQIYTHLTGRRLREIYELAHPRA; encoded by the coding sequence GTGCTTCAGACCTGGCTTAACGAGTTTCTCGATTACGTCCGGGTTGAGCGGGGACTAGCCCGGAACACCATCCTCGCCTACCGTTCCGATATCGCGCACTTTCTCACCTTCTTACAAAAACGTTCTTTCGCGGTCCCGGCCGGCCTGCGAGACGGGATGATCGCTTATCTCTTAGAGCTGCAGCGCATGGGCCTAAGCGCGGCAACGGTGGCCCGGCGAACGGCAGCGCTTAAGTCCTTTTTTGGTTTTCTTACCCGTCTCGACTACCTTCCGGATGATCCGGCGGCAGAACTCAGTTCCCCCAAGCTGATCCAGCGCCTGCCGCGGGTCCTGACCCCGCAGGAGGTGGAGAGGATCCTTACCGCCCCGCGGCCCAATACTCCGGCGGGTTTGCGGGACAGAGCGATGCTGGAGCTGGCTTACGCCAGTGGGCTCCGGGTATCGGAACTTGTGGGCCTCGATATTGACAGTGTCAATTTGGAGGCCGGCTACGTTCGCGTCTTTGGCAAGGGGGCGCGGGAGAGGGTGGTGCCGGTGGGGCGAGCTGCCCGGCAGTCACTCCGCGACTACCTGCGGCGGGGCCGTCCGATCCTCTGCGGCAGATGCAGGGGCAAAGCCCTGTTTCTCAACCGGCGGGGCGAACGGATGACGCGCCAGGGTTTCTGGAAGCTCCTCAAACACTATGCGCAGGCGGCCGGCATCAACAAGAACCTGTCGCCCCACACGCTACGCCATTCGTTTGCCACCCATATGCTCGAAAACGGTGCGGATCTGCGGGTGGTCCAGGAACTTCTCGGCCATGCGGACATTAGCACCACGCAGATTTACACCCACCTTACAGGGAGGCGGCTCCGCGAGATTTATGAACTCGCCCATCCCCGGGCGTAG
- a CDS encoding energy-coupling factor ABC transporter ATP-binding protein, whose protein sequence is MRQDKERIFTLENVSFFYNQKRPVFEDISLEVFRGERLVLLGPNGSGKSTLLKLLAGLIFPTSGTVRAFGTALTPAAFKNEGFNFAFRRRVGLVLQNAEAQLFCPTVRDEVAFGPLHLGFSQVAVEERVAETLSLLGITHLRDRPPHQLSDGEKKKVALAAVLAVNPEVLLLDEPTANLDPRSQHWLLNFLRALSQVGKTIVVATHELVTVPVLAQRVLVLGEDHGLVTAGEPEAVLADRELLLRANLVHPDYHLHQLGTGKEHLYPHVHLGLEE, encoded by the coding sequence TTGCGACAGGATAAAGAGCGCATCTTTACGCTTGAAAACGTGAGTTTTTTTTACAACCAGAAGCGGCCGGTCTTCGAAGATATCAGCCTTGAAGTTTTCCGGGGCGAGCGGCTGGTGTTGCTCGGACCTAACGGCTCGGGGAAATCCACCCTGCTGAAGCTGCTGGCGGGGCTTATTTTCCCTACGAGCGGCACTGTGCGGGCCTTCGGGACGGCGCTCACACCTGCCGCCTTTAAAAACGAAGGCTTCAACTTCGCTTTTCGCCGGCGGGTGGGTCTCGTGCTGCAGAACGCGGAGGCACAGCTTTTCTGCCCGACGGTCCGGGACGAGGTGGCTTTCGGGCCGCTGCACCTCGGCTTCTCGCAGGTGGCGGTCGAGGAACGGGTTGCCGAGACGCTGTCGCTTTTAGGGATTACCCACCTGCGCGACCGCCCGCCGCACCAGCTTTCGGACGGGGAGAAGAAAAAGGTGGCGCTGGCCGCGGTGCTGGCGGTTAACCCGGAGGTGCTGCTTTTAGACGAACCCACCGCCAATCTTGATCCGCGCTCGCAACACTGGCTGCTCAATTTTTTGCGCGCGCTCTCTCAAGTCGGCAAGACGATCGTAGTCGCTACCCACGAGTTGGTAACCGTTCCGGTGCTGGCCCAGCGTGTGCTGGTTTTGGGCGAGGACCACGGCTTGGTCACGGCAGGGGAGCCGGAAGCGGTTCTCGCCGACCGCGAATTGCTTTTGCGGGCCAACCTGGTGCATCCAGATTACCACCTCCACCAGTTAGGTACGGGGAAGGAGCATCTTTACCCGCACGTGCATTTGGGACTGGAAGAATAA
- a CDS encoding PLP-dependent cysteine synthase family protein has translation MSILTAIGNTPLIELVNLRPNPKVRIFGKFEGANPGGSVKDRPAYYMIKKAEESGELTRDKIILEPTSGNTGIALAMIGAAKGYRVTLFMPECVSSERQRTLQALGAEVILTPAKEGTDGAIKRATALLEKEPERYYMPNQFANPYNVFAHYETTGPEIYAQTNGEIDVFVAGMGTTGTLMGTGKYLKEKKPGVKVVGVEPTVGHAIQGLKNMTESTPPEIYDPRQLDAKIVIEDGEAFETTRLLAIREGIFVGMSSGAAIAAALRLAKEMESGIIVAILADRGDRYLSTTLFRSICAKCPP, from the coding sequence ATGAGCATCTTAACGGCTATCGGCAACACGCCGCTGATCGAGCTCGTTAACCTGCGTCCCAACCCTAAGGTGCGGATTTTCGGCAAGTTCGAGGGGGCCAACCCCGGCGGCTCGGTTAAGGACCGCCCGGCGTACTATATGATCAAAAAGGCCGAGGAATCGGGAGAGCTGACCCGCGACAAGATAATCCTTGAACCGACCTCAGGTAATACCGGAATTGCCCTCGCGATGATCGGCGCCGCCAAGGGCTACCGGGTCACCCTTTTTATGCCGGAGTGCGTTAGCAGCGAGCGGCAGCGGACCCTGCAGGCTCTCGGCGCGGAGGTGATTCTCACCCCGGCCAAAGAGGGGACAGACGGGGCGATCAAGCGGGCGACCGCACTCCTCGAAAAGGAGCCGGAGCGTTACTATATGCCTAACCAATTTGCCAATCCTTACAACGTGTTCGCGCACTACGAGACTACGGGACCGGAGATTTACGCCCAGACCAACGGCGAAATCGACGTCTTTGTCGCCGGCATGGGGACTACGGGTACGCTGATGGGTACGGGAAAATACTTAAAGGAAAAGAAGCCGGGCGTGAAAGTTGTGGGGGTGGAACCAACGGTGGGGCACGCCATTCAGGGGCTGAAGAACATGACCGAATCCACCCCGCCGGAAATCTACGACCCGCGCCAACTCGACGCCAAGATCGTGATTGAGGATGGCGAAGCCTTCGAAACAACCAGGCTGTTGGCAATCCGGGAAGGTATTTTCGTAGGCATGTCGAGCGGTGCTGCCATAGCGGCAGCCCTCCGGCTGGCCAAAGAAATGGAAAGCGGTATCATCGTGGCCATCCTCGCCGACCGGGGCGACCGGTACTTAAGCACCACCCTCTTCCGGTCGATATGCGCCAAGTGCCCGCCGTAA
- a CDS encoding Rqc2 family fibronectin-binding protein, giving the protein MPFDGLTLYAVTRELKERLTGSRIERVYQPAALEVILVCRRYREKYHLLAAATADAARVHLTETDRRNPAKIPFFCSTLRRHLEGCRVSEVAQPGLERILHLTLTGTDAAGRPVTYRLVAEIMGKHSNIILVDAAENKILDAIKRYSHALSRYREVLPGQPYVPPPPTGKKDPREPGAEEFTVALTAYGPATEVAAAIQRTYEGFSLFSAREVVCRAELPPDVTLGECGVYEYRRLYAAFRDLVTGVTQGTAVPALVVANGLPVDFAPFTPAQYGGEQIQGPLNRLIDRFYTIKAEITTFRTQKQRLMETVSREIKRLNRKLDEVTVLLDDPDADRYRLYGELLMANLYRLEAGAKEALLENFYLPTLPLVAIPLDPALTPAQNAQRYFKKYAKARAARAYAAQEKERLEEELAYLSGVTTAIEQAGELRDLDEIAAELAEQGYLPARPPAPKERKAHPVPLQLSSTEGYTILVGKNNRQNDYVTFRLAAPGDIWLHARGVPGAHVILKTGGQDPSPQALAEAAALAAYFSQARGARSVPVDWTRRANVQRPKGARPGFVTYTSEKTLYADPAAAAALLHRSGATPAAPDPTE; this is encoded by the coding sequence TTGCCCTTCGATGGTTTGACCCTCTACGCGGTAACCCGCGAGCTGAAGGAGCGGCTGACCGGCAGCCGGATCGAGCGCGTTTACCAGCCAGCGGCCCTCGAAGTAATCCTGGTCTGCCGCCGCTACCGGGAGAAGTACCACCTGCTCGCCGCCGCGACCGCTGACGCCGCCCGGGTTCACCTCACTGAGACGGACCGCCGCAACCCCGCCAAGATTCCCTTTTTCTGTTCTACCCTGCGGCGCCACCTCGAAGGTTGCCGCGTAAGCGAGGTCGCCCAGCCCGGCCTGGAGCGCATCTTACATCTTACCCTTACGGGGACCGACGCGGCCGGGCGCCCGGTCACTTACCGGCTCGTCGCGGAAATAATGGGCAAACACAGTAATATTATCCTCGTTGACGCCGCGGAAAACAAGATTCTCGACGCGATCAAGCGCTACTCCCACGCCCTCAGCCGCTACCGGGAGGTCCTCCCCGGACAGCCCTACGTCCCGCCGCCGCCTACCGGCAAAAAAGACCCCCGCGAACCAGGCGCGGAAGAATTCACCGTCGCCCTCACGGCGTATGGTCCGGCTACCGAAGTAGCCGCCGCCATTCAGCGCACCTACGAGGGCTTCAGCCTCTTTTCCGCCCGCGAGGTCGTCTGCCGGGCTGAACTTCCGCCCGACGTAACCCTTGGCGAGTGCGGCGTCTACGAGTACAGGCGGCTCTACGCCGCTTTCCGCGACCTGGTGACTGGCGTAACTCAAGGAACGGCCGTACCGGCGCTCGTTGTCGCGAACGGGCTGCCGGTCGATTTTGCGCCCTTCACCCCTGCCCAATACGGCGGCGAGCAAATTCAGGGGCCGCTTAACCGGCTTATTGATCGCTTTTACACCATCAAAGCCGAAATAACCACCTTCCGCACGCAAAAGCAACGCCTCATGGAGACCGTCAGCCGGGAAATAAAGCGGCTTAACCGTAAGTTAGATGAGGTCACGGTTCTCCTTGACGACCCCGATGCCGACCGCTACCGCCTTTACGGCGAGCTGCTCATGGCCAACCTTTACCGCCTCGAAGCCGGGGCCAAAGAGGCGCTGCTGGAAAATTTTTACTTACCCACTTTACCCCTGGTGGCCATCCCGCTCGACCCGGCGCTTACTCCGGCGCAGAATGCCCAGCGTTATTTTAAAAAATACGCCAAGGCCCGCGCCGCCCGTGCTTACGCCGCGCAGGAAAAGGAGCGGCTCGAGGAGGAACTCGCTTACCTATCGGGGGTGACCACCGCCATCGAGCAGGCCGGAGAGCTTAGAGACCTTGACGAGATCGCGGCGGAACTCGCCGAACAGGGGTATCTCCCCGCGCGGCCGCCCGCCCCGAAAGAAAGAAAAGCCCACCCGGTACCGCTGCAGCTTTCTTCCACCGAAGGCTACACTATCCTGGTGGGCAAAAATAACCGGCAAAACGACTATGTTACCTTCAGGCTGGCCGCCCCCGGCGACATCTGGCTGCACGCCCGCGGTGTCCCCGGCGCCCACGTCATCCTCAAAACCGGCGGGCAAGACCCTTCTCCTCAGGCGCTCGCCGAAGCCGCCGCCCTTGCGGCCTATTTCAGCCAAGCTCGCGGTGCCCGCAGCGTCCCGGTAGACTGGACCCGCCGCGCGAACGTCCAGCGGCCCAAGGGCGCGCGCCCCGGCTTCGTCACCTACACCAGCGAGAAAACCCTGTACGCCGATCCCGCTGCCGCCGCGGCCTTGCTGCACCGGTCTGGCGCAACTCCCGCTGCGCCCGACCCTACAGAGTAA
- a CDS encoding PDGLE domain-containing protein, protein MPVYRKLWFWIVVLTILSPLGLLAQGTAWGEWGTDELKEMLGMVPQGLAKLGETWHAVLPDYSVPGLDKTFAQQAVGYIISAVVGLAVIVILSYFIGRALAKGEHE, encoded by the coding sequence GTGCCTGTTTACCGGAAGTTATGGTTCTGGATCGTGGTCCTTACCATCCTTTCTCCTTTAGGGCTTCTGGCTCAAGGGACAGCGTGGGGTGAATGGGGGACCGACGAACTTAAGGAAATGTTAGGTATGGTGCCGCAGGGTCTGGCGAAGCTAGGGGAAACCTGGCACGCGGTTCTGCCTGATTACAGCGTCCCCGGCTTGGATAAGACCTTTGCGCAGCAGGCCGTTGGTTACATCATTTCGGCGGTAGTGGGGCTTGCGGTAATCGTTATTCTCAGTTACTTCATTGGCCGTGCCCTGGCGAAGGGCGAGCATGAGTAG
- a CDS encoding DUF3866 family protein → MEGNQGPLVRLRPGKVLRIITSRPGLVEAAVLVEGREEKAVGYTAFTGELRPGDAVLLNTTAVAKGLGSGGYHFVVANLTRPELDAPAAGHIIKLRYTPAQIKVLAVEEPESSHHEKLRETENLGGTPVVALELHSQLAPVAAAVWQKGRGRLRLVYVMTDGAALPLPFSRTAGELKEKGVLAATVTVGHAFGGDFEAVNVYSGLLAAKHAAGADVIVVGMGPGVVGTGTRFGTTAIEQGEVVNAAHVLGGRPVAALRLSFADLRPRHRGVSHHTITALGRVALAPATVAVPVLAPERAEVVWEQLEQAGIAQRHRLVTVDATSVFSALDELGLQVSTMGRGLDMDPEFFLAAGAAGLVAAEFALAEP, encoded by the coding sequence ATGGAGGGGAACCAGGGACCACTCGTGCGTTTGCGGCCGGGGAAGGTCCTTAGGATTATCACTTCCCGGCCGGGGCTGGTAGAAGCGGCGGTGCTGGTGGAAGGCCGGGAGGAGAAGGCGGTCGGCTATACGGCCTTCACCGGCGAGTTGCGTCCGGGAGACGCAGTGCTGCTTAACACGACCGCCGTAGCTAAAGGGCTGGGGAGCGGCGGCTACCACTTCGTGGTGGCCAACCTGACCCGGCCGGAGCTCGATGCTCCGGCGGCGGGCCACATCATAAAGCTCCGTTATACGCCGGCGCAGATTAAGGTGTTAGCGGTGGAAGAGCCGGAGAGTTCGCACCACGAAAAACTTCGGGAAACGGAAAACTTGGGCGGAACTCCGGTGGTAGCGCTGGAGCTGCACAGCCAGCTCGCGCCGGTGGCGGCGGCAGTCTGGCAGAAGGGTCGGGGGCGCCTGCGCCTCGTTTACGTGATGACCGACGGCGCGGCGCTGCCGCTTCCTTTTTCCCGAACGGCAGGCGAGTTGAAAGAGAAGGGCGTCTTGGCGGCAACGGTGACGGTGGGGCACGCGTTTGGCGGGGATTTCGAAGCGGTAAACGTTTACAGCGGCTTGCTCGCTGCCAAGCACGCGGCGGGTGCGGACGTGATCGTGGTAGGGATGGGCCCCGGGGTGGTGGGAACAGGCACGCGCTTCGGCACCACCGCTATCGAACAGGGCGAAGTGGTCAACGCGGCCCATGTCCTGGGCGGCCGACCGGTTGCCGCGCTGCGGCTGAGCTTCGCCGATTTGCGGCCGCGCCACCGGGGGGTGAGCCACCATACCATCACGGCGCTTGGCCGGGTGGCCCTAGCGCCAGCCACCGTGGCGGTGCCGGTGCTGGCGCCGGAGCGGGCAGAGGTGGTATGGGAGCAGCTCGAACAGGCGGGAATAGCGCAGCGCCACCGGCTGGTGACTGTTGACGCCACTTCTGTTTTTAGCGCGCTGGACGAATTAGGGCTGCAGGTGAGCACAATGGGACGCGGTCTTGATATGGACCCGGAGTTCTTCCTCGCGGCGGGCGCCGCCGGCCTGGTGGCCGCGGAATTTGCCTTGGCGGAACCGTGA
- the spoIIM gene encoding stage II sporulation protein M yields MRQRYGLVLRSILTVGELRRGFWLSSLRRCWLFYFLALLVFGAGCGWGARDARQLDARDALRLEEYIAPVIVDGGRDRRSVFHRAALRNTLPLGAMYLAGLTVIGMPVVAGILLLRGYALGFTGSFLVCRKGLYGLGVLLAAVLPQNIILLVVFVVGAVASFSFSLLLLQRWFNSEVAVLPWFLRYTGLMALLAAAAVGAGLVEAYVVPGMAQMIVSLVK; encoded by the coding sequence TTGCGGCAACGCTACGGGCTTGTGCTGCGCTCAATACTCACTGTCGGCGAGCTCCGCCGGGGTTTCTGGCTCTCCTCCTTGCGCCGCTGCTGGCTCTTCTACTTCCTTGCCCTTCTGGTCTTTGGTGCGGGTTGCGGCTGGGGGGCGCGGGACGCCCGCCAGCTCGACGCGCGGGATGCCCTGCGGCTTGAGGAGTATATAGCACCGGTGATAGTGGATGGCGGCCGGGACCGGCGGAGCGTTTTTCACCGGGCCGCCCTTCGCAACACCCTCCCGTTGGGCGCAATGTACCTTGCCGGGCTTACGGTGATCGGGATGCCGGTCGTTGCCGGGATTCTTTTGCTGCGCGGCTACGCTCTCGGTTTTACCGGTAGCTTCCTGGTCTGCCGCAAGGGCCTTTACGGCTTGGGAGTCTTGCTGGCGGCGGTCTTACCGCAGAATATCATCCTGCTTGTGGTATTCGTTGTGGGTGCGGTAGCCTCGTTTTCCTTCTCCCTGTTGCTCCTGCAGCGCTGGTTTAATTCAGAGGTTGCGGTTCTGCCGTGGTTCTTGCGTTACACGGGACTGATGGCGTTGCTGGCGGCGGCGGCTGTAGGGGCGGGGTTGGTAGAGGCGTACGTGGTTCCGGGAATGGCGCAGATGATAGTTTCCCTTGTAAAATAG
- the cbiM gene encoding cobalt transporter CbiM: MHIPDGYLSPSTSVVMYAAMVPVWGMAVKKVKETLKSKQVPLLALAAAFSFVIMMFNVPIPGGTTGHAVGGTLAAIVLGPWAACIAVSIALIIQALIFGDGGVWAIGANCFNMAFVLPFLGYAVYRAISAGGRNRVLGSVIGSYVGLNAAAFCAAVEFGIQPALFHTAAGAPLYCPYGLAQAIPAMMFAHLTVAGPIEAVITGIVVYYLQRSAEESLFYNATA; this comes from the coding sequence ATGCACATTCCGGATGGTTATTTAAGCCCTTCGACTTCGGTCGTGATGTACGCCGCGATGGTACCGGTCTGGGGCATGGCCGTAAAAAAGGTTAAGGAAACCTTGAAAAGTAAGCAGGTGCCGCTTCTGGCTCTGGCTGCTGCTTTCAGCTTCGTAATCATGATGTTCAACGTGCCCATCCCGGGAGGGACTACGGGGCACGCCGTTGGCGGGACCTTGGCCGCTATTGTTTTAGGTCCCTGGGCGGCCTGCATCGCCGTATCGATTGCCTTGATCATTCAGGCGCTTATTTTTGGCGACGGCGGTGTATGGGCGATCGGGGCTAACTGTTTTAATATGGCTTTTGTTTTACCCTTTTTAGGGTACGCCGTTTACCGGGCGATCAGTGCCGGTGGCCGAAACCGCGTCTTGGGAAGCGTTATTGGGAGCTACGTGGGGCTTAACGCCGCTGCCTTCTGTGCCGCGGTGGAGTTCGGTATCCAACCAGCGCTTTTCCATACCGCAGCCGGAGCGCCGCTTTATTGCCCGTACGGCCTTGCCCAAGCCATTCCGGCGATGATGTTTGCGCACCTTACGGTTGCTGGGCCGATTGAAGCCGTTATAACCGGAATCGTGGTCTATTACCTGCAGCGCTCTGCCGAAGAGTCTCTCTTTTATAACGCTACGGCTTAG